The genomic stretch taattaaaaaaaaaaaatagaacggcAAGAATGTTGTGTCATTTGAGAGTGGAGACTGGACCACGCGCGCGATTGTTGATCTCTCGTTATATGCTGTAAATAATCGTCGTTATCAGAATGACTCTCGTGCATTTCTTCTTGGCGATCGATCGCAGATCGCCGCGAGGCAAAAGATAAATGCCTAAACGCTGCGAATTATTTGTGCGAGAAATTCTATCGGAGAATGTACGCGTGCCTCTGAAACAACGCAATAAATCTCACAACGCATTTTTCTGgttgttttttctttatgtgCGAAACATgtcatttcctttttatccCTGACGAATCTTACCTTGGCGAACGTTCGCGTCGTTTGttcctaattaattaaataacctaaAACGCTCAGTGTatccttaataatttaaatcttcatCTCTGATTAGGAGACAAAGACACGTTGGTAGTTTGTAATTACAACGTAATTAGAACAAAAGAGTTTGTCTGATTAGGCTTGAGTTAACCCGCACTactgaattatattttactgccGCCGGTTAACTCGTATGACTTGAACTACGCATTTGATGTATACATCTTTTCGACGCAGGTTATGCTACGAGCTGCCATTGGCGAATCTAGCGcgtaatacaaatttataagttAACTAGTACGTCTATAAATATCGCAAGGTGTAAGGCCAGAAGCACACACTTATGCATTTACTGCATAACAAAATTGAACCACTCGTATTCCTTATGCACACGTATTATGCGTTATGTAAAACTGGCCATTCAATATGCGATACATATAAGTtacatttgttatatattGAATGTTCATTTTTACATTGTggttattatatattatccaATATTATCTAATTGGTTGGGTAGTCGATTACTAACAGCCGCGTAGTGTGAGATCTCTGAACTAAATTTACACAAGCGCGAGTACTGTGGCGActgataagaaaaaaaaaaaaaaacgacaaagCAGAAGGAATTGCAGAGGTCTCCTTTGCAGCGAGCTTTTTGTCTCACCGGAACATGTTTTCAAAACACCACCTCTTTCTCATTCTTCATTTGCGTCTCTAGCTCAGGATATCGAAACACGTGTGATAATGGAAGAAATTCGGGTGATGGTAAGGTTTTGTACCcgtattttatacatatgctATAACACGATTTTTTTCGCGGAAGGAAACTTTGTTTTTGCATCTTTACGCGTTATTAGATCTCATCGActgctcgttaatttattacaattattattcatttaatcACCGGTTGAAACAACACTTCCATATACATGCATCCCAGATTCGGGTGTTTTtacatcaatttttaattttttttagtgtaTACTATACCTTTAAATAATGGCATGATTTAATTTAGTCATTATGCTAAATGAtttccccattttttttccgttttagTGGTGCGATACTCTGGAAGAACTGCTCCAGTGTCCAGTATGTCTAGATATCTCTCAAGTTATAAAGATTCAATGTGTTAATGGACATCATATATGTAACACATGCAGAATGCAATTAGATACATGTCCAATTTGCAAAGCTCATTTCATAGGAACAAGAAACTTGGCTGTGGAACAATTATCAGCCAAATTTGAAGATATAAAGGTAcagtctttatttttaatcaaagcagtgattaatgaattattaagtAACAATAGCAGATTAAAGCAATGTAAAGGTTACAACATTGCAactaattgaaataatttttatttagacatttgtctatttattattcgtttttttactatatttatttataaaaaattaattagaacgataaaattctaaatattgCTTCTTTAATATTCCAGTTATCTATACTGAATCCATATCATGCACtgaatagaaaaattctaCCCAACAAAGTTTGTGTAGCCATACAAACTGAAAATAGTGCTATGCCTTCTACCTCTTGCCAAACAGAGGATGTAGAACAAGctgtatcaaaattaaataatttacttccAAAACCGATGAGTTTGGCACCTAAAATAGGCAAGGGCACATATCCTTGTCGCATTCGGCCATGCAAGAATGATCTGCCACATGGTAGAATGATTGGGCATTTAAGATATTATCACCGGCAAGTTTATTACGAGGTataacgcgtaattaaaatagcaAATGCGACTAGACTTAAGTTTTCTTCAATTGcgattatttgtaattaattatatgtaattatatatgatTACAGTTTATTGCTAACgattatatgtttaaaaaacaatGGAGCCTGGAGTTTACACGTAATCAAAATTATGATTACGCTTTTCACGTGAAAGGCATgggcttattttttttaattatttctataaatcaTATGTTCGATTTATCAGCCTCCCTGCAAATTGTAAATTGTGGACTTGTATGCAAACAATTCACATATACATTAGAAACAAATACTGGATgtgttttatatcgcggcccgGTAAGATTGCATGTTAAATATTGTCtgtaaaaattgcaaagtaataatgtcttaatattaaaataatttgtattcttACGCAGGTGAAATCGTGCAGACTTTTTTCTCCAAACGATGGCCTGCAAATACCTGGCAATAATATGCGTCAATTTATTGAcagtaaaaattgtttttactacaatttgataataaaacgtaaagtCGACTGTGGAGCGGCTAATCCAATGAGCCTCTTGAGTGATGTAGATAATAACGATGAAGCTTGATCTGTacaaaatcgtataaaaaaaaaaaggaaagattattattttaattttctctcaaAAATATGCTTTAGTATAAACATCTATTTCTTAAAacatcttaattaataattatgttagTGACTTGCCATTGACTTTTGTTTTATAACTATAGATGTAATAAAGGTTAGATAATTTCAACAAACTTATTGAAGTGCATGTATCCTTAAatggtttattaatttacacatTTCTGTACTGCCTAAACTAAATAAATTGACAAAGAACTGACTTTATTTCAAATTGCAGACACAGGTGTAATCATAAACAGTTaatgcgataaatttttaaactttttaaatattatcgtaGTTAGGCagttttgtattaaaaaaaaaaacaaaataaaaacggaaaaaaagtatttcaatttatatttttttgtcgaGCACTTCCTATACATTTTTTCAGTAAAATTAACGTCAGAAGTTTCGACGCGAGAATGTCAAGAACTTTTTAATGTGACGAAACGAAGGAAAACTTCGTGATCATTTATTATAGTCACGACGAATGTAGTACAacttacatataatattacagACAGAAAAGTTATTAATGTGTTGATACCTCTACATAcgaaataaagtaattacgttaaaaataaaatgtgtttaGTCATAATTATCGTTCATCTCTCTGATTTTAAAGTATATAGTCCCGGCATTCGAAAGATGTTGCAAAGTCGAGACAAGACGACCCGCGCCGCTCAATCAGCTTCGATAAATGAGACATATTTATTGTGCGTTTTCTAAATATGTCAAAGATACAAAGTCGTGCGCGCGCGTCACGTAATTGGtgtctacatttttttttctttatttcctgTGTACTAATTAACGTTTCGCTAAGCTACCGCATCTCGTACCCTCTctaaataccttttttttttttctcatttttctatttattccCATACGAATTAAATTGCAGTTGTAAATCGTCGTTTGGCAAACTTGtcactttgctttatttaattttgcaagaaaTCCAATGCGAAAACGTATATTCCAAGTTTTCCTTAGATCTCAtacgtgcaattaaaaagtaacaaCGATTATGTTACCTCTATGCATATCATAATGCCTTGAGGCAGACGTTGCGCTTTGGTCAACCTCAGTTATCCACCATACTTTTCTAccatattttgaaaatttcgcACGTCTCTTGTCGAATGATTAGGTAATTATTCGCCGTTGCGCACACTTGTAGTTACTTAAATCAGCATACGCTAAACGCGAAATTACATTCTGCTTGTACTTTTCAGCGGACACTCCGCGTGTCCCTTCAAGTTGTACCCCCCTCGCGCAATGACTTTTGCTGTTCTAAAAGTCGTTCTAATGGGGAAGGACCTGGCCCGGACCACAAAGATTGCTGATGAGGCCGTGCTTTCATTTGATCTTGATTAGTCGAGCTCGAATTTATTGACGCATTAACGGTACTCCACGTATTGCCACTGAACAAGGAGTAAGTGTTATCGGTGCTCACTGGTTGAGATGGCTTCTGTTCGAgctagataaaaatattattatctaattattttaaataatatttcaaataaatattataaactaacacttataaaattttacggtatacaaagtaaaaattgtCTAACttaaacgttaaataaatttaataattattacacattaaattaaattttattaatttttttgcatgcTTAAAGATGTATATTTTACACGAAGAACTTACCTCAAATAATCTAGAATCCTCAAAATTGTTTCCTGCCATGAGATGTCTGCTGTGCTGTTCGGTTTGTTGTTGCGGTTGGTAATTTTTGCCCGGCGTCAATAGTACTCTACTCGTTGTATTTCCTAGCGTGGACGAATCGCTCCAGCTGGAGAACGTATTATCGTTAGCGCTCGAGTCCTTCATGTGCATCTGAATCGGTGTATTACTAGTCGAACTCCACCAGGTAATCGGTGGTTGAGGCGGCCGATCATCTTTCCACAAATTGAATTGCTCAGATGGCTCGTAATTGCAGAACATGTAATTGTTTGTCGAAGGTTGTTGCTGCTGCGGGGAAGTTTTAGGTACATTGATCTGATTCGGGAAAGGGAAATCCATTGCATCAGAATTTTTCTTGTAGAATGACGGTGATGGTTGATTTTGCGGCAGCGGTTGTCCGAAAGTTTGGTTCTGATTGAaaagattgaaatttaattggaaatttgACGTGTTGGTCGGGCTTTGTGAATTAGTCAACGTCGTTAAAGTTTGCTGCGGAGGATCTTTTTCGTATACTGACAACGCCGACATAATTGCCGACATATTCGGTATATTTGAACCGTTTACATTTAACTGGCTGTGCATGTCACTCGGCCTGGGATTACTCTGCATTATGCTTTGCTGCTGCTGCAACCCTATCGAATGATTCTGTTGTTCCATACTAATATTTGGTTGTAGCCCGATATTATTCGCTTGCAAATTCATACTTTGCGATATAGTTTGTTGAGCAGGCGATCCCACCTGTCTGTTCTGCAGTAACTGCACGGGATTATACGAAACATTTTGCGATATTCTCTGATGTAACGGTCTGCTTTGATTAATCTGATGATGTATCCCGTTAATGCCCTGCGATATTGTTGGAACCGGCTGGCTGTTACTATTTAATTGCCCCTGCATTTGATAATGCAGTGCATTTCCCAGAGGCGGTCGGTTTGCTATGAagttttttgtaaattgtggattttgtaaattaaatgattGATTTGGATAACAAATCGGTCCCAATGTCGATGTTTGTTCACCACACTGCGGTGTTATTCCAGCGTGTAGATGTGGAAGCATTTGCTGAGCTATTTGTTGAGCTGGTTGTTCTTTGGTTTGCAATTGATTTATTTGAGAGGGCATGGGGATGCTCGGTGGTAATTTAGGGGCTCGTTGCTGGCTCTGAATCGGTGAAGATTGGTTCTGACCGACGGACGGAGCGAGTGGCATCGTCGACAGTCGGTTTTGAACATTAACGAGGATATTATTCGTATTGGCAGCTTCATTGGTTTTGGGCATCTCCAGGACTGGTGTAGAATTATTTGCAACAGAAGTAATCGCTGGAACGGCCACCACTTTCgtttttctatcattttcttcttcgaCAATCACAGGCGACACATTTTTAAACGTCACCTGCTTTTGCTCGTTCTCCGCACGACGCATGATTGCCTGCATCGCTATATTTTGTCGTGGCTTTCTCGCGCATGGAAGAGAGCTGGTCTCACTGGCGCTCGTCTCTGTAACGTTCACTAAAGAGTCTCGGTTTCGTTCTAGGGAACCTTGCGGTTTAAGAATACCCTGAAAAATCTTCTTATCTGCAAGACTATCGATATCCGTTTCCACAGAACTTTTGCTACTTGCTGCTTCAGACAATACCGGACTCATAGAAATATCAAGCTGCTTATCTCTATTTAAGCTAAGTTCCTCAAGTTCTTTCATCAATTCGTTGCTGGGCCCAGCGCCGTTGCTTAATGACGTGAATTTGTTATCTCCCGTTTTTTCCTCAATCATAATCGATATTGGCGTTGATCCGTTGATTTGATACTGTGCAAAACAACGACCTAAATGCAAAATACGTACCGCACGTAATTTATTCAACGTCATGACGTCACCTTCCAACGCTGTATTCGTGAATCGAAGATTCTCAAAACTCTTTTCTAACGGTAGAAAACCTTGAAGGTCCCGGTCTTCTGGCAGTGGAACTGCAATATATTCGTCATATTTAAAATCCATTACGCAACTTTGCAAAGCATTTAAAAGTACGCAAAGACTGGGCCAGATCTGTAGTCTCGATGTAAAAGCAACTTCTTCCAAAACCGTAGGTTTTATGTTGATCCAATCAAGGCACAGTTTTATAGAAGGCAACGCAAAGTACTCGATGATAGAGTTCTTTATCGTATAGACAGGTAGCAGCAAGGCAGATAAAGTGCCTGCGATTAGGTCCAGTATGCAGTCACGGGCGAGTTTTTTATCGTTAGCCATTTGCTCATTTTTGAGCATTTCCATATTGCCAGTTTCGGTGCCAATTCCAGCTGTGTGTTGCAgagcatataaattaatcgccAACATCTGTATGAGCATCCACGAACTGAAACTCTCAGTAGCTATTAACGCAGTTAACGTATCCGTCAACTGTTTACTGTACGAGCATGCTAACTTTAAATCGCCGAGAACATGAATTATTCCATGCAGTTTCAGAAAAATGGCAATATATTCTTGCgaattcaattttgttttgCCGTCAATATTGAAAGATTTGTCGTTTAAAGCAGAGGACAGAGTCGTAGCTAAATTTGCTGCAGCGACGGGAAAAGGATGTTTCACAGCTACTGAGCGTGCATAATGAAACACGGTGCCCAATTTATCACCACGAGAAGCTTCCAAAAGCGCCAATTGATTATATGGCTGTCCACTAGATGGTGATAGCGAGACAGCGTGTCTGTAAAACATCTCTGCTTGTTTGCTTTCATTTCTGTAACGTGCAATATCGCCCAAGTGCACAAGGCAATATTGACAGGCATAAAAACAAGAAGATTTGTGAGGCGGAGATAATTTTTCAACAGCTTTCCACGGAGATGTACGTCCATATACATAACCTTtcctgaaaaaattaattatgttctcttgacaatatataattttactataaatcaaaattttatacatgACTTTATGTAacagcaattaaattaattatcttttctttttaatttaattaactttattattaattattatttttattattattttattataatcaattaaaattgtattaattttaaatagagtttaataataatttgcaaaaatctGCAAGCATATGTACCTTCTAAATGGCAAATCCAGATCAAATACAGTGCAGATTTCTTGCAGCAAAGTCAAGTAAAAACCGCTAGCTGCTTCTAGGCACCAACTCAACAAAGCTTGGGACTCCCCACGCTTAGGATTCTTCTTATCCTTGGCCTGTGACTGCAGGGTCACTATATAATTCTTAAATCCAAGGCTCCACAGCTCCTGCTCAACTTTTTTGTCCAGAGCATACTCCAGGTCCAATATAAGGACCTGTTGATATATTTTCTGCAATTGTTGCTGGCATACCCAGGCATCATTGTCATTAAGCAAGTCCTTGCAACGCTGGACCTTATCCTTTAATGGTTCTGCTTTCCTGCAAAATTCATTTCGTATACTGACGGCgcgtaaatataaaagttagaTCTACATCTGTCTCTATCCAAATAAATTTGCAGtttataaaacgttttacAATACTTACTTCAGAGCTTGCACAGCCGCCTTTAGGCCCATATTCCGTCCTCCCTGCGATCAAACGCAATGTCCTTCACCTGCACAATTCGTCATGTAATTAATGCTATTGCGATCGccagaggaaaaaaaaaaaagaaaagagacttGGCTTTCCGAGGGACTTTGATCTTGCGAAAGCTTTCAAGATCAACTTCTAAACCTTAACCTCTCACTGGAGATcgctacgttttttttttaacgcgaccACACGTTGACAGATCACGCTTAGACGGGGTACGGGAAGCGATAACGGGCATACGTACGTTTCGTCATCATCAATccggaagggaaaaaaattgactGTACACGACAGGGTTGCGAGAAATCGCGACGTAATCGTTGGCGCTCGGCAGAAAGTTGACTAAACGGCCgccatattattttttttcttccaccgCACCGCACCGAGAGCACAAGAAAACGCAGCGAAGTGAGCGACGTAATCCTAACCTCACCTTGCAATTTTAAGTCGCTCCTCGCCGAACGTTTTTCCCTTGCTTAGGCGAGAGAGTCGAAGGGATCGCGGCGAGAGGTTGTGCCTCGCGTGAAAACTCTCATCGTTCGCGGAAATATCTGAGCACGTCGAGCAGAGTAGTTGAGGTTAGACAGACTGTTAGAAAGATTGTATGTACTActacatatgtacatacaataTCTCGCGACAGTTATTAACCAATGGAAAAACAGAATAAAATCTAATATCTATGCAACGACTCGAAGAatgaaattttgtaaatttaatcatATTGAATCAAGGGGCTATAAATTGAAGCCTGTAATAGAAaacgtacaaaaattaatgacaaacgcgaaaaatattacaaaataaaactaaaaaataaaacaaagaatgCACAAACAAAGTCCATGAAGCTACATAGTCTGGTTTTATAACTTTCcatgtttcttaaaaaaataaaaatttaataaaaaattaaaatcatatagACACTCCTCcatcctttttctctttcaagtTCAGTCTCTAAGTCGTCAACGGATAGTTCAGTTcgtctaaaaaagaaaaattaaatgttagtacataatttattaagttgaaagtttaaaatatattttattttttatattttacctttttttttaccttttactttatcttttattaattgcacgttggaaataaatttcatctttctttatttatccTCGATTTTACACGTACATCATTAGTTTGTTTTTGAGCACCCGATATTATATCACTTCGTTATATTATAGGTTAACATTTTTCACTCTTCACTAGTTTCACTTTTCACTTCTAGGGGAAAAGATTCATGATCGACCCCATGATCGACCCCCAGAGCCAGCAGAGTAAAGAAACCAGTATTCCAGCTGATCGGTGGCAACTGCCACTTTACGTCGAGGCACCACCTGTCGCGCGAAAGCGGCATTACCACGTGCGCGAATGTCACGTTCGAAACTAGACTGAAGAGCAAAGCTGATCAAGTAATGTAACTTGCATCGATTGTGAAAATATCTCAAGACCACGTGAAAAGCTACCAATCTATATACGTaagaattgataaaataagaaaacgaataactttattaaaaaatgtattttggtTCGCATCTTCGTAGATACCACATTGACAATTCGCGTGCGTTATAATCTCTAGatcgattaataatatataatataaactattcaaacgtttaaaatttatatcttcttGGTCTCACTACAAGTAtctaatttattcatttatttattgttttttttttttttttttttttttttacacgacgtaaattaaaagtcaATGATTTGAGTTATCGGTAATTTTGCTTTGACAggcttaaatttttttttttatagaattattattaatatccatGACAAGCTTCTGTGAAAATTCCATTCTATTCTAATGCCGTTGCAACTTTCTAAATAATGTCATGTATTTATATGCTCGCAttattatacttataattatacaaaagaTAACAATGTACCGTAACATATAAGATATAAACATTGGTTTCAATCGCATCGTAAGCGGTGCAATACAgtagcaaaaaattatttttactttgatcAAATATAGTCCATGCACATGCTTGATTTATGCAATAAATATGTAGAAAGAGCGGAAGaaattttttcgattttcttttGATAGAGTTTCAAGTCGCatatgttatacatatatgttatGCGTCGATGTTGCGCTGTAAcaacattatttattcatatatcCAATATATATCACATATTTTTGTGTCTTGAGTGAGTCTCTCTTGTAtatcaaaaagaaattgaacaCAGCAGTTCAATCTATAAAatcgtatattattattggACTATCTATTATTTATGCGTCCTCCCTTGACACTTTACATATTCGTGTTGCGAGACACGAAAATTACGttcgaataattttgcaatgcgATATTTGGTGCGTATTTCGAGATCTATTTAAAGTAGTTTAGAATATGTTTCATTAGCTCATATCAGCCGTCGTAGCAGCGTTCAACATGCACACGTATGCACACATGATACACACCCACACATGTATCAAACAACACGTTTATAcatcgttaataattatacatttgttaAGTACGAGATTAAAACATTCGTATTATCCCAAAAATACGATGTCTTGCTATTGCTATTCAGACACGTCTAAACGACATGGTCATGAATGTTTCTTAAGTTTTTACATGTATGTACAACTGAAAGTATTAATGCCGTCCAATATAATCGCATATAAAAAgacactttatttttataattttgccCATTTTTTAGTTCTAACTATAAAAAGCGACGCTGTTAGtaatataaatcaattaaaaaaaaaaaaaagcaatttcttGAACGTTAAAACGATGTTACATTATATGCATACATTGGGGGGTATTAATGCTTCCGGGTGTTTCTAATCAAAGTCTGaccagaaattaattatgatcaGGTTTTGATGGCGAACGATCATCAAAttgtaatcaattaaaataattgcatttaaataaaaagtattacaaCTCTGCCATAAAAAACACATAcggatttattaaataaaaaaaaaaggaaaaaaaactaaagaTTATCTCTTTATCATCTAAAAGCATTTTGATTGATCgatattaaaactaattaaaatatacaatttttgtttacctcattttttcttttctacaaATGCTAGCATCGacataaattaaagtaataattttaaatgctcCATcttatgcatatatgtatgtatgtatgtgtgtatgtatgtatgtgtgtatgtatgtatgtatgtatgtatcagtttattacttttaaatacgAGTTTTGAATAGTTTACTCTTACTGTTTTAGTCGTCTTTAACTTTCCGATTactctttataattttataaaccgGGGCGTAATGAGATAAAGCCCGAGACAAGACCCACCGGTTGAAGAATCGACTGCTTTTAAATGTAGCCACTTGTCCCTACTTACA from Cardiocondyla obscurior isolate alpha-2009 linkage group LG12, Cobs3.1, whole genome shotgun sequence encodes the following:
- the LOC139107110 gene encoding uncharacterized protein, with product MEEIRVMWCDTLEELLQCPVCLDISQVIKIQCVNGHHICNTCRMQLDTCPICKAHFIGTRNLAVEQLSAKFEDIKLSILNPYHALNRKILPNKVCVAIQTENSAMPSTSCQTEDVEQAVSKLNNLLPKPMSLAPKIGKGTYPCRIRPCKNDLPHGRMIGHLRYYHRQVYYEFIANDYMFKKQWSLEFTRNQNYDYAFHVKGMGLFFLIISINHMFDLSASLQIVNCGLVCKQFTYTLETNTGCVLYRGPVKSCRLFSPNDGLQIPGNNMRQFIDSKNCFYYNLIIKRKVDCGAANPMSLLSDVDNNDEA
- the LOC139107107 gene encoding nonsense-mediated mRNA decay factor SMG7 encodes the protein MGLKAAVQALKKAEPLKDKVQRCKDLLNDNDAWVCQQQLQKIYQQVLILDLEYALDKKVEQELWSLGFKNYIVTLQSQAKDKKNPKRGESQALLSWCLEAASGFYLTLLQEICTVFDLDLPFRRKGYVYGRTSPWKAVEKLSPPHKSSCFYACQYCLVHLGDIARYRNESKQAEMFYRHAVSLSPSSGQPYNQLALLEASRGDKLGTVFHYARSVAVKHPFPVAAANLATTLSSALNDKSFNIDGKTKLNSQEYIAIFLKLHGIIHVLGDLKLACSYSKQLTDTLTALIATESFSSWMLIQMLAINLYALQHTAGIGTETGNMEMLKNEQMANDKKLARDCILDLIAGTLSALLLPVYTIKNSIIEYFALPSIKLCLDWINIKPTVLEEVAFTSRLQIWPSLCVLLNALQSCVMDFKYDEYIAVPLPEDRDLQGFLPLEKSFENLRFTNTALEGDVMTLNKLRAVRILHLGRCFAQYQINGSTPISIMIEEKTGDNKFTSLSNGAGPSNELMKELEELSLNRDKQLDISMSPVLSEAASSKSSVETDIDSLADKKIFQGILKPQGSLERNRDSLVNVTETSASETSSLPCARKPRQNIAMQAIMRRAENEQKQVTFKNVSPVIVEEENDRKTKVVAVPAITSVANNSTPVLEMPKTNEAANTNNILVNVQNRLSTMPLAPSVGQNQSSPIQSQQRAPKLPPSIPMPSQINQLQTKEQPAQQIAQQMLPHLHAGITPQCGEQTSTLGPICYPNQSFNLQNPQFTKNFIANRPPLGNALHYQMQGQLNSNSQPVPTISQGINGIHHQINQSRPLHQRISQNVSYNPVQLLQNRQVGSPAQQTISQSMNLQANNIGLQPNISMEQQNHSIGLQQQQSIMQSNPRPSDMHSQLNVNGSNIPNMSAIMSALSVYEKDPPQQTLTTLTNSQSPTNTSNFQLNFNLFNQNQTFGQPLPQNQPSPSFYKKNSDAMDFPFPNQINVPKTSPQQQQPSTNNYMFCNYEPSEQFNLWKDDRPPQPPITWWSSTSNTPIQMHMKDSSANDNTFSSWSDSSTLGNTTSRVLLTPGKNYQPQQQTEQHSRHLMAGNNFEDSRLFELEQKPSQPVSTDNTYSLFSGNTWSTVNASINSSSTNQDQMKARPHQQSLWSGPGPSPLERLLEQQKSLREGGTT